A section of the Saccopteryx leptura isolate mSacLep1 chromosome 4, mSacLep1_pri_phased_curated, whole genome shotgun sequence genome encodes:
- the POGLUT2 gene encoding protein O-glucosyltransferase 2, translating into MFSILLLYYFFLGTFPAFAETGEERRLSPEKSEIWGPGLKAAVVLPARFFYIQAVDTLGNKFTSSPGEKVFQIKISAPDEQFTRVGVQVLDRKDGSFIVRYRMYASYKNLKVEVKFQGQHVAKSPYILKGPVYHENCDCPLEDSAAWLQEMNCPETFAQIQRDLAHFPTVDPEKIAAEIPKRFGQRQSLCHYTLKDNKVYIKTHGEHVGFRIFMDAILLSLTRKVRMPDVEFFVNLGDWPLEKKKSKSSSQIHPIFSWCGSTDSRDIVMPTYDLTDSVLETMGRVSLDMMSVQANTGPPWESKNSTAVWRGRDSRKERLELVKLSRKHPELIDAAFTNFFFFKHDESLYGPIVKHISFFDFFKHKYQINIDGTVAAYRLPYLLVGDSVVLKQDSIYYEHFYNELQPWKHYIPVKSNLSDLLEKLQWAKDHDEEAKKIAKTGQEFARDNLMGDDIFCYYFKLFQEYASLLVSEPQIREGMKRVEPQTEDDLFPCTCHRKQTKDEL; encoded by the exons ATGTTTAGCATTTTgctactttattatttctttctgggGACATTTCCAGCATTTGCCGAGACTGGCGAAGAGAGACGACTGAGCCCAGAGAAGAGTGAAATATGGGGACCAGGGCTGAAAGCAGCTGTTGTCCTTCCTGCGCGCTTTTTCTATATTCAGGCGGTGGATACATTAGGAAATAA GTTCACATCTTCTCCAGGTGAAAAGGTATTCCAGATTAAAATCTCAGCACCAGATGAGCAATTCACTAGAGTTGGAGTCCAGGTTTTGGACCGAAAGGATGGATCCTTCATAGTCAGATATAGAATGTATGCAAGCTACAAAAATCTGAAGGTAGAAGTTAAATTCCAAGGTCAACATGTGGCCAAATctccatatattttaaaag GGCCAGTTTACCACGAGAACTGCGACTGTCCTCTGGAAGATAGTGCAGCCTGGCTACAGGAGATGAACTGCCCAGAAACCTTTGCTCAGATTCAGAGAGATCTGGCACATTTCCCTACTGTTGATCCAGAAAAGATTGCAGCGGAAATCCCGAAGAGATTTGGACAAAGGCAAAGCTTGTGTCACTATACTTTAAAGGATAACAAG GTTTATATCAAGACTCATGGTGAACATGTAGGTTTTAGAATTTTCATGGATGCCATACTACTTTCTTTGACTAGAAAA GTGAGGATGCCCGATGTggagttttttgttaatttgggaGACTGgcctttggaaaaaaagaaatccaaatccAGTTCACAGATCCATCCAATCTTTTCCTGGTGTGGCTCCACCGATTCCAGAGATATTGTGATGCCTACGTATGACCTGACTGACTCTGTCCTAGAAACCATGGGCCG AGTAAGTCTGGATATGATGTCTGTGCAAGCTAACACGGGTCCTCCCTGGGAAAGCAAAAACTCCACAGCTGTCTGGAGAGGACGCGACAGCCGCAAAGAGAGACTCGAGCTGGTTAAACTCAGCAGAAAACACCCAGAACTCATAGATGCTGCCTTCAccaactttttcttctttaaacacGATGAAAGCCTGTATGGTCCCATTGTGAAACACATTTCATTTTTTGATTTCTTCAAG CATAAGTATCAAATAAACATTGATGGCACTGTCGCAGCCTATCGCCTGCCATATCTTCTAGTCGGCGACAGTGTTGTGCTGAAGCAGGACTCCATCTACTATGAACACTTTTACAATGAGCTGCAGCCCTGGAAACACTACATTCCAGTTAAAAGCAACCTGAGCGATCTTCTAGAAAAACTTCAATGGGCAAAAGATCACGATGAAGAG GCGAAGAAGATAGCAAAAACAGGACAAGAATTTGCAAGAGATAATCTCATGGGTGATGACatattctgttattattttaaacttttccag GAATATGCCAGTTTACTAGTGAGTGAGCCCCAAATCCGAGAGGGCATGAAGAGGGTAGAACCACAGACCGAGGATGACCTCTTTCCTTGCACATGCCATAGGAAACAG